A genomic window from Candidatus Denitrolinea symbiosum includes:
- a CDS encoding saccharopine dehydrogenase: MPNTYLLYGSYGYTGNLIAEHSLRAGLRPILAGRDETRLRAQAARLNLDYRVIPLSDAAALDDALRAAGLVVHAAGPFVHTWKPMVESCLRTGAHYVDISGEIEEFEAIAPLDAQAKAAGVMLLPGAGFDVVPSDCLAAHVKRRLPSATQLKLFILSVGGGVSRGTARSAIENMQRAGRVRREGKIVTVPPAWRVEERDFGRGPIKLVSVGWGDVSAAYHSTGIPNVEVYMHVPPAAINGLKAMRVVGPLLYNKPVKRLLQSFLRFQPEGPSEAQRTSGFSLMLAEASDGEAMAASKQRVPEGYQLTMLTTVAIARRILAGAFKPGFQTSSRAYGADYILEFEGTTREDL, from the coding sequence ATGCCCAACACCTACCTCCTCTATGGTTCATACGGATACACAGGCAATCTCATCGCGGAACATTCCCTCCGCGCGGGACTCCGCCCGATTCTGGCGGGACGCGACGAGACGCGTCTCCGCGCCCAAGCCGCACGCCTCAACCTGGACTATCGCGTGATCCCCCTCTCGGACGCGGCCGCGCTCGACGACGCGCTGCGCGCCGCGGGACTCGTCGTCCACGCGGCGGGACCATTCGTCCACACCTGGAAGCCGATGGTAGAGTCCTGCCTGCGGACGGGCGCGCATTACGTGGACATCAGCGGCGAGATCGAAGAGTTCGAAGCCATCGCGCCGCTCGACGCGCAGGCCAAAGCCGCGGGCGTGATGCTCCTCCCAGGCGCGGGATTCGACGTGGTCCCGTCCGACTGCCTCGCCGCGCACGTCAAGCGGAGACTCCCCTCCGCGACGCAACTCAAACTTTTCATCCTCAGCGTCGGCGGCGGCGTCTCGCGCGGGACGGCGCGCTCAGCCATCGAGAACATGCAGCGCGCGGGACGGGTCCGCCGCGAGGGGAAGATCGTCACCGTCCCGCCCGCGTGGAGAGTCGAGGAGCGCGATTTTGGACGCGGTCCCATCAAGCTGGTCTCCGTCGGCTGGGGAGACGTGTCCGCCGCGTATCACAGCACGGGGATTCCGAATGTCGAGGTCTACATGCACGTCCCGCCCGCGGCGATCAACGGATTAAAGGCGATGCGCGTCGTCGGGCCGCTGCTCTATAACAAACCCGTCAAGCGCCTGCTCCAGTCGTTTTTGCGGTTCCAGCCCGAAGGTCCGAGCGAGGCGCAGCGGACGAGCGGATTCAGCCTGATGCTGGCGGAAGCGTCCGACGGCGAGGCGATGGCCGCGTCGAAACAGCGAGTCCCCGAAGGCTACCAACTCACCATGCTCACGACCGTCGCGATCGCGCGGCGAATCCTGGCTGGCGCTTTCAAGCCAGGCTTCCAAACGTCCAGCCGCGCCTACGGAGCCGATTACATCCTCGAGTTCGAGGGGACGACGCGGGAAGACCTGTGA
- a CDS encoding hydrogenase expression/formation protein HypE, whose product METPLTIEGPVCPVPLAHNEQIVMGHGSGGKMSHDLIRKTFLAAFDNSILRTGDDAAPLEVNATRLAVSTDSHVVTPLFFPGGDIGRLAVCGTVNDVAMLGARPLYLTAGFILEEGLPIETLRRVIESMSAAAKEAGVQIVAGDTKVVEKGKADGLYVNTTGIGEILPNVHIGGANARPGDVVLLSGSIGDHGIAVLGARGELGFTSDIQSDVAPLNRLIEAMLDASPDVRVLRDPTRGGLATTLNEIAAQSQCCITLNETAIPVHPAVNAACEMLGFDPLYVANEGKLIAIVPPASADKILQAMRATKYGEDAAIIGEVSEGNRARVLMKTSIGTTRVVDMLAGEMLPRIC is encoded by the coding sequence ATGGAAACTCCCCTCACCATCGAAGGCCCTGTCTGCCCCGTCCCGCTCGCCCACAACGAGCAGATCGTGATGGGACATGGATCGGGCGGGAAGATGTCGCACGACCTGATCCGCAAGACCTTCCTCGCCGCGTTCGACAACTCCATTTTGCGGACGGGCGACGACGCCGCGCCGCTGGAGGTCAACGCGACGCGGCTGGCGGTCAGCACGGATTCGCACGTCGTCACGCCGCTCTTCTTCCCCGGCGGAGACATCGGCAGACTGGCGGTCTGCGGGACGGTCAACGACGTGGCGATGCTGGGGGCGCGTCCGCTCTACCTGACGGCGGGATTCATCCTCGAGGAGGGTTTGCCCATCGAGACGCTGCGCCGCGTGATCGAGTCGATGAGCGCGGCGGCGAAGGAGGCGGGAGTCCAGATCGTGGCGGGCGATACGAAGGTGGTGGAAAAAGGCAAGGCGGACGGGCTGTACGTCAACACCACGGGCATCGGAGAGATTCTCCCCAACGTCCACATCGGCGGCGCGAACGCGCGGCCTGGCGACGTGGTCCTGCTTTCGGGGAGCATCGGCGATCACGGCATCGCCGTCCTCGGGGCGCGCGGCGAGTTGGGATTCACGTCTGACATTCAAAGCGACGTTGCGCCGCTCAACCGTCTCATCGAAGCCATGCTGGACGCGAGTCCCGACGTCCGCGTACTGCGCGACCCGACGCGCGGCGGGCTGGCGACCACGCTCAACGAGATCGCGGCGCAGTCACAGTGTTGCATCACGCTCAACGAGACGGCCATCCCCGTCCATCCCGCGGTCAACGCGGCCTGCGAGATGCTGGGATTCGATCCGCTCTATGTCGCCAACGAGGGGAAGTTAATCGCCATCGTCCCGCCCGCGAGCGCTGACAAAATTCTCCAAGCGATGCGCGCCACAAAATACGGGGAAGACGCGGCGATCATCGGCGAGGTGAGCGAAGGCAATCGCGCCCGCGTGTTGATGAAGACCTCCATCGGCACGACGCGCGTGGTGGATATGCTGGCGGGGGAGATGCTGCCGAGAATTTGTTAG
- a CDS encoding hydrogenase formation protein HypD gives MKYVTEYRDAKLVRGVTDEIARVTTRPWVLMEICGGQTHAIVRYGLDQLLPPSIELVHGPGCPVCVTPLELIDKALAIASRPDVIFCSYGDMLRVPGSERDLFAVKAAGGQVRVVYSPLDAVEIARQNPDKQVVFFAIGFETTAPANVMSVLAARSMGLKNYSVLVSHVRVPPAMHAILGSPSNRVQGFLLAGHVCAVMGYHEYPSLAEKYRVPMAVTGFEPLDLAQGILYTVRMLEAGRVAVENAYARTVTFDGNQPAQKTIYQVFEDCDRTWRGIGTIPMSGWRLRPEFADFDAEKRFDVGAIQTKESPLCIAGQILQGLKKPHDCPAFGKECTPEHPLGATMVSAEGACAAYYKYGR, from the coding sequence ATGAAATATGTGACCGAATATCGGGACGCGAAACTCGTGCGCGGGGTGACGGACGAGATCGCCCGCGTGACGACGCGCCCGTGGGTGTTGATGGAAATTTGCGGCGGACAGACTCACGCCATCGTCCGCTACGGGCTGGACCAGTTGCTGCCTCCGTCCATCGAGTTGGTGCACGGGCCAGGCTGTCCCGTCTGCGTGACGCCGCTCGAACTGATCGACAAGGCGCTGGCGATCGCGTCGCGTCCCGACGTCATCTTCTGCTCCTACGGCGACATGCTGCGCGTCCCAGGCTCGGAACGCGACCTGTTCGCGGTCAAAGCCGCGGGCGGACAGGTGCGCGTCGTCTACTCCCCGCTCGACGCGGTGGAGATCGCCCGTCAGAACCCCGACAAGCAGGTGGTCTTCTTCGCGATCGGATTCGAAACGACCGCGCCCGCCAACGTGATGAGCGTGCTGGCGGCGCGTTCGATGGGATTGAAAAATTACTCCGTCCTGGTTTCGCACGTGCGCGTCCCGCCCGCCATGCACGCCATCCTCGGATCGCCGTCCAACCGCGTGCAGGGATTCCTGCTGGCGGGACACGTCTGCGCGGTGATGGGCTACCACGAGTACCCGTCGCTGGCGGAGAAGTACCGCGTCCCGATGGCGGTGACGGGCTTCGAGCCGCTCGACCTGGCGCAAGGGATTCTCTACACCGTCCGCATGTTGGAGGCGGGACGCGTCGCCGTGGAAAACGCGTACGCGCGCACCGTCACATTCGACGGCAACCAGCCCGCGCAGAAGACGATCTACCAGGTCTTCGAGGACTGCGACCGAACCTGGCGCGGCATCGGGACGATCCCCATGAGCGGCTGGCGTCTGCGTCCCGAGTTCGCGGACTTCGACGCGGAGAAACGCTTCGACGTGGGCGCGATCCAGACGAAAGAATCCCCGCTCTGCATCGCGGGACAGATCTTGCAGGGATTGAAGAAGCCGCACGATTGTCCTGCCTTCGGAAAGGAATGTACGCCCGAACATCCCCTCGGCGCGACGATGGTTTCGGCAGAGGGGGCGTGCGCGGCGTATTATAAGTACGGCCGTTAA
- a CDS encoding hydrogenase assembly protein HypC produces the protein MCLGVPGKIIKMYEKGGLQMARVDFGGVEREVCTTYVPEARLGDYCIVHVGFALNLLSEEEAQETLALLKEITDLDAELGPAPESEA, from the coding sequence ATGTGTTTAGGAGTGCCTGGAAAAATCATCAAGATGTACGAGAAGGGCGGACTGCAAATGGCGCGCGTGGATTTCGGCGGCGTGGAGCGCGAGGTCTGCACAACCTATGTGCCGGAAGCGCGGCTCGGCGATTATTGCATCGTCCACGTGGGTTTCGCGCTCAATCTGCTGAGCGAAGAGGAAGCGCAGGAGACGCTGGCGCTGCTGAAGGAGATCACCGATCTCGACGCGGAACTGGGCCCCGCGCCCGAGTCGGAAGCGTAG
- a CDS encoding carbamoyltransferase HypF codes for MQGLHVHIAGVVQGVGFRPFVYNLATRLNLKGWVNNNSAGVDIHAEGDEADLNAFIEKLSSEKPALAVIDRIEVRSVPPERFAAFDIRSSTPIEGAFQPISPDVAICDDCLRELFDPSDRRYRYPFINCTNCGPRFTIIKDIPYDRPKTTMAEFALCPDCEREYRDPSNRRFHAQPVACSVCGPKVWLEMGFGFQVSGSRPPEGDDAIAEARKLLAEGKILAVKGLGGFHLACDATDSAAVTELRRRKLRVDKPFALMMPDLETVERHCFVSEAERELLQSAARPIVLLKRKPGSDIVREAAPKQDWLGVMLPYTPLHYLLFADSLHPPSFLLPPLVMTSGNLSEEPIATDNDEARQRLSSLADAFLFHNRDIYIRCDDSVARVFSVQSSVASELKSLKTEHWSLNTYPLRRSRGYSPFPVKLPFEVPQILAAGSELKNTFCITKENYAFISHHIGDMENYETLKSFEQGVEHFERLFRVKPVAIACDLHPNYLATRYALERAQRENLPVFSIQHHHAHIAACMAEHGLDGSRPVIGLAFDGTGYGDDSAIWGGEILAADYHGYQRVGQLEYFPLPGGDASIKKPARTALALLWSLEWDWDERLESVNKICADDRALLRAQLEKRINAPLTSSMGRLFDAAAALAGVRQSVNYEAQAAIEFEAAADPAEAGKYSFAWNPPKVQVRGAIEELIADALAGVPIGVMSARFHNGLAEVCREACVEVRERSGWNEVALSGGVWQNITLLRRTLSLLEREGFEVYIHRKVPTNDGGLSLGQAVIGSANWQAARQGG; via the coding sequence ATGCAGGGACTCCACGTTCACATCGCGGGCGTTGTGCAGGGAGTCGGATTCCGTCCGTTCGTTTACAACCTCGCGACACGGTTGAATCTCAAAGGCTGGGTGAACAACAACTCAGCCGGCGTGGATATTCACGCGGAGGGGGACGAAGCGGACCTGAACGCTTTCATCGAAAAACTATCGAGCGAGAAACCCGCGCTGGCGGTCATAGACCGGATCGAGGTCCGGAGCGTCCCGCCTGAACGTTTCGCGGCCTTCGACATTCGGAGTTCGACTCCCATCGAAGGCGCGTTTCAACCCATCTCGCCCGACGTCGCCATCTGCGACGACTGCCTGCGCGAACTCTTCGATCCCTCCGACCGGCGCTATCGCTATCCCTTCATCAACTGCACCAACTGCGGACCGCGCTTCACCATCATCAAGGACATCCCCTACGACAGGCCGAAAACGACAATGGCGGAATTTGCGCTCTGCCCCGACTGCGAACGCGAATACAGAGACCCGTCCAATCGGAGATTCCACGCGCAGCCCGTGGCGTGTTCCGTGTGCGGACCGAAGGTTTGGCTGGAAATGGGATTCGGGTTTCAGGTTTCAGGATCCAGGCCGCCTGAAGGAGATGACGCCATCGCTGAAGCGCGGAAACTTTTGGCCGAGGGAAAAATTCTCGCGGTAAAGGGACTCGGCGGATTTCACCTGGCCTGCGACGCGACCGACTCCGCCGCCGTGACGGAACTCCGCCGCCGCAAACTCCGCGTGGACAAACCCTTCGCGCTGATGATGCCTGACCTCGAAACAGTAGAGCGTCACTGCTTCGTCAGCGAGGCGGAGCGGGAATTGCTCCAATCCGCCGCGCGTCCGATCGTCCTGTTGAAGCGCAAACCCGGGTCGGATATCGTCCGCGAGGCCGCGCCAAAACAGGATTGGCTCGGCGTGATGCTCCCGTATACGCCCCTGCATTATCTTCTCTTTGCAGACTCGCTCCATCCTCCATCCTTCCTCCTTCCTCCTTTGGTGATGACCAGCGGCAATCTCTCCGAGGAGCCCATCGCCACCGACAACGACGAGGCCCGCCAGCGGTTATCTTCCCTCGCGGACGCGTTCCTTTTCCACAACCGCGATATTTATATTCGATGTGATGATTCTGTAGCGCGAGTATTCAGTGTTCAGTCATCAGTCGCCAGTGAATTGAAATCACTGAAAACTGAACACTGGTCGCTGAACACTTATCCACTGCGCCGCTCGCGCGGTTATTCTCCCTTTCCCGTCAAACTTCCCTTTGAAGTCCCGCAGATTTTGGCGGCCGGTTCCGAACTCAAAAACACGTTTTGCATCACGAAAGAAAATTACGCCTTCATCAGTCACCACATCGGGGACATGGAAAATTACGAGACGCTGAAATCCTTCGAGCAGGGCGTGGAGCATTTCGAGCGCCTCTTCCGCGTGAAGCCCGTCGCCATTGCCTGCGACTTGCATCCAAACTATCTCGCGACGCGCTACGCGCTGGAACGCGCCCAACGGGAAAACCTGCCGGTCTTCTCCATTCAACACCATCACGCGCACATTGCGGCCTGCATGGCCGAGCATGGACTGGACGGCTCGCGTCCCGTCATTGGGCTGGCCTTCGACGGGACCGGCTACGGCGACGACAGCGCGATCTGGGGCGGGGAGATCCTCGCGGCAGACTATCACGGCTATCAGAGAGTCGGTCAACTGGAATATTTCCCCCTCCCGGGCGGCGACGCGTCCATCAAAAAACCCGCGCGGACGGCGCTGGCGCTGCTCTGGTCGTTGGAATGGGATTGGGACGAGCGGCTCGAATCGGTGAACAAGATTTGCGCCGACGACCGCGCCCTGCTCCGCGCTCAACTCGAAAAGCGGATCAACGCGCCGCTGACCTCCAGCATGGGACGTCTCTTCGACGCGGCCGCGGCGTTGGCGGGCGTGCGGCAGTCGGTCAACTACGAGGCGCAGGCGGCCATCGAGTTCGAGGCGGCCGCGGACCCGGCCGAGGCGGGGAAATACTCATTTGCGTGGAATCCGCCCAAGGTCCAGGTGAGAGGCGCAATCGAAGAGTTGATCGCGGACGCGTTGGCGGGAGTCCCCATCGGCGTGATGTCGGCGCGCTTCCACAACGGTCTGGCGGAAGTCTGCCGCGAGGCGTGCGTGGAAGTCCGCGAGAGGTCCGGCTGGAACGAGGTCGCGCTTTCGGGCGGAGTCTGGCAGAATATCACCTTATTAAGACGAACTTTGTCCCTATTGGAGCGGGAGGGTTTTGAGGTATATATACATCGGAAAGTCCCGACAAACGACGGCGGGCTTTCGCTCGGACAGGCTGTGATCGGCAGCGCGAATTGGCAAGCCGCGCGGCAAGGAGGTTGA